A single window of Candidatus Dormiibacterota bacterium DNA harbors:
- a CDS encoding AraC family transcriptional regulator codes for FGRAFKVSMGISPHKWQLNLRIERAQDLLREGASSLAEISLATGFTEQSHFSRVFKEVVGVPPGTWQRRHHF; via the coding sequence TTTGGCCGGGCCTTCAAGGTGTCCATGGGCATTTCGCCACACAAGTGGCAGTTGAACCTCCGAATCGAACGAGCACAGGACCTTCTAAGGGAGGGCGCTTCATCGCTCGCCGAAATCTCCCTGGCCACCGGCTTCACCGAGCAGAGTCACTTTTCGCGAGTCTTCAAGGAAGTCGTCGGTGTCCCGCCCGGCACCTGGCAACGTCGACATCACTTCTAG